In Humulus lupulus chromosome 6, drHumLupu1.1, whole genome shotgun sequence, a single genomic region encodes these proteins:
- the LOC133784858 gene encoding uncharacterized protein LOC133784858, producing the protein MAETSKSHLALAITNVKTLIPITLDLESGQYHSWAALFKVQARVHNVLEHIIPHTDAKEKVAYDKAKADDLPLWKRLEAAILRWIYATVSSDILSSILIDDDSAEHAWHSVADLFHDNKNSRALYLNKAFTNTSLADFSTKNVYCNHLKSLADQLANVGAPVNDQSMVLRMLQGLTEQYSNFFIVMQNKKSLLSFATARSKLALEETTILERAKQ; encoded by the coding sequence ATGGCTGAAACTTCCAAATCTCATTTAGCCTTAGCCATCACCAATGTGAAAACTCTCATCCCCATCACATTGGACTTGGAATCAGGACAGTACCATTCATGGGCGGCATTATTCAAGGTTCAAGCCAGGGTTCATAACGTGCTTGAACATATCATCCCACACACTGATGCGAAAGAGAAAGTTGCGTATGATAAGGCAAAAGCCGATGATCTCCCTCTCTGGAAACGACTTGAAGCGGCGATCTTACGATGGATTTATGCCACGGTCTCCTCCGACATCCTCTCCTCCATTCTCATCGATGACGACTCGGCTGAACATGCTTGGCACAGTGTTGCGGATCTCTTTCATGATAATAAAAACTCAAGggccttgtatctcaataaggcATTTACCAACACAAGTCTTGCTGATTTTTCGACGAAAAATGTGTAttgcaatcatctcaaaagtcTTGCCGATCAACTCGCCAATGTCGGGGCTCCCGTCAATGATCAAAGTATGGTTTTGAGAATGCTACAAGGATTGACAGAACAATATTCTAATTTTTTCATTGTGATGCAAAACAAGAAAAGCCTACTTAGTTTTGCTACAGCCCGTTCCAAACTCGCCTTGGAGGAGACCACCATTTTAGAGCGAGCAAAACAATAA